One genomic segment of Drosophila willistoni isolate 14030-0811.24 chromosome 2R unlocalized genomic scaffold, UCI_dwil_1.1 Seg200, whole genome shotgun sequence includes these proteins:
- the LOC6643711 gene encoding myosin heavy chain, muscle isoform X7 codes for MPKPIASQEDEDPTPYLFVSLEQRRIDQSKPYDSKKNCWVPDEKEGYLLGEIKATKGDIVSVGLPGGETRDFKKDQLQQVNPPKYEKAEDMSNLTYLNDASVLHNLRQRYYNKLIYTYSGLFCVAINPYKRYPVYTNRCAKMYRGKRRNEVPPHIFAISDGAYVDMLTNHVNQSMLITGESGAGKTENTKKVIAYFATVGASTKKDESQKNKGSLEDQVVQTNPVLEAFGNAKTVRNDNSSRFGKFIRIHFGPTGKLAGADIETYLLEKARVISQQSLERSYHIFYQIMSGSVAGVKDICLLTDNIYDYHIVSQGKVTVPSIDDAEEFSLTDQAFDILGFTKQEKEDVYRITAAVMHMGGMKFKQRGREEQAEQDGEEEGGRVSKLFGCDTAELYKNLLKPRIKVGNEFVTQGRNVQQVTNSIGALCKGVFDRLFKWLVKKCNETLDTQQKRQHFIGVLDIAGFEIFDYNGFEQLCINFTNEKLQQFFNHHMFVLEQEEYKREGIDWAFIDFGMDLLACIDLIEKPMGILSILEEESMFPKATDQTFSEKLTNTHLGKSAPFQKPKPPKPGQQAAHFAIGHYAGVVAYNITGWLEKNKDPLNDTVVDQFKKSQNKLLIEIFADHAGQSGGGEQAKGGRGKKGGGFATVSSAYKEQLNSLMTTLRSTQPHFVRCIIPNEMKQPGLVDAHLVMHQLTCNGVLEGIRICRKGFPNRMVYPDFKMRYQILNPRGIKDLDDPKKASKVLIESTELNDDLYRLGHTKVFFRAGVLGQMEEFRDERLGKIMSWMQAWARGYLSRKGFKKLQEQRVALKVVQRNLRKYLQLRTWPWYKLWQKVKPLLNVSRIEDEIARLEEKAKKAEELHAAEVKVRKELEALNAKLLAEKTALLDSLSGEKGQLQDFQERNAKLTAQKNDLENQLRDIQERLTQEEDARNQLFQQKKKADQEISGLKKDIEDLELNIQKAEQDKATKDHQIRNLNDEIAHQDELINKLNKEKKMQGETNQKTGEELQSAEDKINHLNKVKAKLEQTLDELEDSLEREKKVRGDVEKSKRKVEGDLKLTQEAVADLERNKKELEQTIQRKDKELSSITAKLEDEQVVVGKHQRQIKELQARIEELEEEVEAERQARAKAEKQRADLARELEELGERLEEAGGATSAQIELNKKREAELSKLRRDLEEANIQHESTLANLRKKHNDAVAEMAEQVDQLNKLKAKAEKEKNEYYGQLNELRAGVDHITNEKAAQEKIAKQLQHTLNEVQSKLDETNRTLNDFDASKKKLSIENSDLLRQLEEAESQVSQLSKIKISLTTQLEDTKRLADEESRERATLLGKFRNLEHDLDNLREQVEEEAEGKADLQRQLSKANAEAQVWRSKYESDGVARSEELEEAKRKLQARLAEAEETIESLNQKCIGLEKTKQRLSTEVEDLQLEVDRANAIANAAEKKQKAFDKIIGEWKLKVDDLAAELDASQKECRNYSTELFRLKGAYEEGQEQLEAVRRENKNLADEVKDLLDQIGEGGRNIHEIEKARKRLEAEKDELQAALEEAEAALEQEENKVLRAQLELSQVRQEIDRRIQEKEEEFENTRKNHQRALDSMQASLEAEAKGKAEALRMKKKLEADINELEIALDHANKANAEAQKNIKRYQQQLKDIQTALEEEQRARDDAREQLGISERRANALQNELEESRTLLEQADRGRRQAEQELADAHEQLNEVSAQNASISAAKRKLESELQTLHSDLDELLNEAKNSEEKAKKAMVDAARLADELRAEQDHAQTQEKLRKALEQQIKELQVRLDEAEANALKGGKKAIQKLEQRVRELENELDGEQRRHADAQKNLRKSERRVKELSFQSEEDRKNHERMQDLVDKLQQKIKTYKRQIEEAEEIAALNLAKFRKAQQELEEAEERADLAEQAISKFRAKGRAGSVGRGASPAPRATSVRPQFDGLAFPPRFDLAPENEF; via the exons ATGCCGAAGCCAATCGCAAGTCAGGAGGATGAAGATCCCACCCCTTACTTGTTCGTGTCTTTGGAACAAAGACGTATCGATCAATCGAAACCCTATGACTCGAAGAAGAACTGCTGGGTGCCCGATGAGAAGGAGGGTTATCTCCTTGGTGAAATCAAGGCCACCAAGGGTGATATCGTCTCCGTTGGCTTGCCTGGTGGAGAG ACAAGAGACTTCAAGAAAGATCAGCTCCAGCAAGTGAACCCTCCAAAATACGAAAAAGCCGAGGATATGTCTAACTTGACATACCTTAACGATGCCTCTGTGCTCCATAACTTGAGACAGAGATACTACAACAAGCTCATCTAT ACCTACTCAGGTCTTTTCTGCGTTGCCATCAATCCTTACAAGCGCTACCCTGTGTATACCAACCGTTGCGCTAAGATGTACCGTGGCAAGCGCCGTAATGAAGTGCCACCCCATATTTTCGCCATCTCTGATGGTGCCTACGTGGACATGTTGACCAATCACGTTAATCAATCTATGTTGATTACCGGTGAGTCTGGTGCCGGTAAGACTGAGAACACCAAGAAGGTAATTGCTTACTTCGCCACCGTTGGTGCATCGACCAAGAAGGATGAGTCACAGAAGAACAAGGGTTCCCTGGAAGATCAGGTTGTGCAAACTAACCCTGTGCTTGAGGCTTTCGGTAACGCTAAGACCGTGCGTAACGATAACTCTTCCCGTTTC GGTAAATTCATCCGTATTCACTTCGGTCCCACTGGTAAACTGGCTGGTGCTGATATTGAGACTT ATCTGTTGGAGAAGGCTCGTGTCATCTCTCAGCAATCTCTGGAGCGTTCTTACCACATTTTCTACCAGATCATGTCTGGCTCCGTGGCCGGTGTGAAAG ACATTTGTCTGTTGACCGATAACATCTACGATTACCACATTGTATCCCAGGGCAAGGTTACTGTGCCCAGTATCGATGATGCTGAGGAATTCTCCCTCACAGAT CAAGCCTTCGACATCTTGGGCTTCACCAAGCAAGAGAAGGAGGATGTGTACAGAATCACCGCCGCTGTCATGCACATGGGTGGCATGAAGTTCAAGCAACGTGGTCGCGAGGAGCAGGCTGAACAGGATGGTGAAGAGGAGGGTGGTCGTGTATCGAAATTGTTCGGTTGCGATACCGCTGAGTTGTACAAGAACTTGTTGAAGCCCCGCATCAAGGTCGGTAACGAGTTCGTCACCCAGGGTCGTAACGTCCAACAGGTCACCAACTCGATCGGTGCCCTCTGCAAGGGTGTGTTCGATCGTCTCTTCAAATGGCTGGTCAAGAAGTGTAACGAGACTCTGGATACTCAGCAGAAGCGTCAGCATTTCATTGGTGTGCTGGATATTGCTGGTTTTGAAATCTTCGAT TACAACGGTTTCGAGCAACTGTGTATTAACTTCACCAACGAGAAGTTGCAACAATTCTTCAACCATCACATGTTCGTTTTGGAGCAAGAAGAATACAAGCGTGAAGGCATTGATTGGGCCTTCATTGATTTCGGTATGGACTTGTTGGCCTGTATCGATTTGATTGAAAAG CCTATGGGTATCTTGTCCATCCTGGAAGAAGAGTCTATGTTCCCCAAGGCCACCGATCAGACCTTCTCGGAGAAGCTGACCAACACCCATTTGGGTAAATCAGCTCCATTCCAGAAGCCCAAGCCTCCAAAGCCCGGCCAGCAGGCTGCCCACTTTGCCATTGGCCATTATGCTGGTGTTGTCGCCTATAACATCACCGGTTGGTTGGAGAAGAACAAGGATCCTTTGAACGACACTGTTGTCGATCAGTTCAAGAAGTCGCAGAACAAGCTGCTTATCGAAATCTTTGCTGATCATGCTGGTCAGTCTGGTGGCGGTGAACAGGCTAAGGGCGGTCGTGGCAAGAAGGGCGGTGGCTTCGCTACTGTCTCATCGGCCTACAAGGAGCAGTTGAACAGCTTGATGACCACTCTGCGTTCCACACAGCCTCACTTCGTCCGTTGCATCATTCCCAACGAAATGAAGCAGCCTGGTCTTGTTGATGCTCACTTGGTTATGCACCAGCTGACATGTAACGGTGTGCTTGAAGGTATCCGTATTTGCCGTAAAGGTTTCCCCAACAGAATGGTCTACCCCGATTTCAAGATGCG GTACCAAATTTTGAACCCACGCGGCATTAAGGATCTTGATGATCCCAAGAAAGCCTCGAAGGTTTTGATTGAATCCACCGAGCTGAATGACGATCTTTATCGTCTGGGTCATACCAAG GTGTTCTTCCGTGCCGGTGTCCTGGGTCAGATGGAGGAGTTCCGTGATGAGCGTTTGGGCAAGATTATGTCCTGGATGCAAGCCTGGGCTCGTGGTTACTTGTCCCGCAAGGGCTTCAAGAAGCTGCAAGAACAGCGTGTTGCCCTCAAGGTTGTGCAACGCAACTTGCGCAAATACTTGCAACTGCGTACCTGGCCATGGTACAAACTGTGGCAGAAGGTCAAGCCTTTGCTCAACGTCAGCCGTATTGAGGATGAAATTGCC CGTCTGGAGGAGAAGGCAAAGAAGGCTGAGGAATTGCATGCCGCTGAAGTGAAAGTACGCAAGGAGTTGGAGGCTCTCAATGCCAAATTGTTGGCTGAGAAGACCGCCCTGTTGGACTCCCTGTCCGGCGAGAAGGGTCAGTTGCAGGACTTCCAGGAGCGCAACGCTAAGTTGACCGCCCAGAAGAACGACCTCGAGAACCAGCTGCGC GACATCCAAGAGCGCCTGACTCAGGAGGAAGATGCCCGCAACCAACTGTTCCAACAGAAGAAGAAGGCCGACCAGGAGATCTCTGGCTTGAAGAAGGATATCGAAGATCTGGAATTGAACATCCAGAAGGCCGAGCAAGACAAGGCCACCAAGGATCACCAGATCCGCAACTTGAACGACGAGATCGCCCACCAGGATGAGCTCATCAACAAGTTGAACAAGGAGAAGAAGATGCAGGGTGAGACCAACCAGAAGACTGGTGAGGAACTCCAGTCCGCTGAGGACAAGATTAACCACTTGAACAAGGTTAAGGCCAAGCTCGAACAGACCCTCGATGAACTCGAGGACTCTCTGGAGCGTGAGAAGAAGGTGCGCGGTGATGTTGAGAAGTCCAAGCGCAAGGTTGAGGGTGACCTTAAGTTGACTCAGGAGGCTGTCGCTGATCTTGAGCGCAACAAGAAGGAGTTGGAACAGACCATCCAACGCAAGGACAAGGAATTGTCTTCCATCACTGCCAAGCTCGAGGATGAgcaagttgttgttggcaagcACCAGCGCCAGATCAAGGAACTGCAAGCCCGCATCGAAGAGCTCGAGGAAGAGGTTGAGGCTGAGCGTCAAGCTCGCGCCAAGGCCGAGAAACAGCGTGCCGATTTGGCCCGCGAATTGGAGGAATTGGGCGAGCGTCTGGAAGAGGCTGGCGGTGCCACCTCTGCCCAGATTGAGCTCAACAAGAAGCGTGAGGCTGAGCTCAGCAAATTGCGTCGTGATCTTGAGGAAGCCAACATCCAGCATGAGTCTACCCTCGCCAACCTGCGCAAGAAGCACAACGATGCTGTCGCTGAGATGGCCGAGCAAGTTGATCAGCTCAACAAGCTGAAGGCTAA GGCTGAGAAGGAGAAGAACGAGTACTACGGCCAATTGAACGAACTGCGTGCCGGTGTTGACCACATTACCAACGAGAAG GCTGCCCAAGAAAAGATTGCCAAGCAGTTGCAGCACACCCTCAACGAAGTCCAATCCAAATTGGATGAGACCAACCGCACTCTGAACGACTTCGATGCCAGCAAGAAGAAGTTGTCCATTGAGAACTCCGATCTGTTGCGCCAGCTGGAGGAAGCCGAATCCCAGGTTTCGCAGTTGTCCAAGATCAAGATCTCCCTGACCACCCAGTTGGAAGATACCAAGCGTCTGGCTGATGAGGAATCTCGCGAGCGCGCCACTTTGTTGGGCAAGTTCCGCAACTTGGAGCACGACCTCGACAACCTGCGCGAACAGGTTGAGGAGGAGGCTGAGGGTAAGGCTGATTTGCAGCGTCAATTGAGCAAGGCCAACGCCGAAGCCCAGGTCTGGCGTAGCAAGTACGAATCGGACGGTGTTGCCCGTTCCGAGGAGTTGGAGGAAGCCAAGAGGAAGTTGCAGGCCCGTTTGGCTGAGGCTGAAGAGACCATTGAGTCCCTCAACCAGAAGTGCATTGGTCTGGAGAAGACCAAGCAGCGTCTGTCCACTGAAGTGGAGGATCTGCAATTGGAAGTGGACCGTGCCAACGCCATTGCCAACGCCGCCGAGAAGAAGCAGAAGGCATTCGACAAGATCATTGGCGAATGGAAACTCAAGGTCGATGATTTGGCCGCTGAATTGGATGCTTCCCAGAAGGAGTGCCGCAACTACTCCACTGAATTGTTCCGTCTCAAGGGTGCCTATGAGGAGGGACAGGAGCAGCTTGAGGCTGTGCGTCGTGAGAACAAGAACTTGGCTGATGAAGTCAAGGATCTGCTTGACCAGATCGGTGAGGGTGGCCGCAACATCCACGAAATCGAGAAGGCTCGCAAGCGTCTTGAAGCCGAAAAGGATGAACTCCAGGCTGCTTTGGAAGAGGCTGAGGCCGCTCTTGAGCAGGAGGAGAACAAGGTTCTGCGCGCTCAATTGGAATTGTCCCAAGTCCGCCAGGAAATCGATCGCCGTATCCAGGAGAAGGAAGAGGAATTCGAGAACACCCGCAAGAACCACCAGCGCGCTCTCGACTCCATGCAGGCCTCCCTCGAAGCCGAAGCCAAGGGCAAGGCTGAGGCCCTGCGCATGAAGAAGAAGTTGGAAGCCGACATCAACGAATTGGAGATTGCTCTGGATCATGCCAACAAG GCTAACGCCGAGGCCCAGAAGAACATCAAGCGCTACCAACAGCAGTTGAAGGATATCCAGACCGCTCTGGAGGAAGAACAGCGTGCCCGCGATGATGCCCGTGAACAGTTGGGCATCTCTGAGCGTCGTGCCAATGCTCTGCAGAACGAACTCGAGGAGTCCCGCACTCTGTTGGAGCAGGCCGACCGTGGCCGTCGCCAAGCCGAACAGGAATTGGCCGATGCCCACGAGCAGTTGAACGAAGTTTCTGCCCAGAACGCTTCCATCTCTGCTGCCAAGAGGAAATTGGAGTCTGAGCTCCAGACCCTCCACTCCGACTTGGATGAGCTCCTGAACGAAGCCAAGAACTCCGAAGAGAAGGCCAAGAAGGCTATGGTTGATGCCGCCCGCCTGGCTGATGAACTCCGTGCCGAGCAGGATCATGCCCAGACCCAGGAGAAATTGAGAAAGGCCCTGGAACAGCAAATCAAGGAATTGCAAGTCCGTCTGGATGAGGCTGAGGCCAACGCCCTTAAGGGTGGCAAGAAGGCCATTCAGAAGTTGGAGCAACGCGTCCGCGAATTGGAGAACGAATTGGACGGTGAGCAGCGCCGTCATGCTGATGCCCAGAAGAACCTGCGCAAGTCCGAGCGTCGCGTCAAGGAATTGAGCTTCCAGTCTGAGGAGGACCGCAAGAACCACGAGCGCATGCAAGATCTGGTCGACAAACTGCAACAGAAGATCAAGACATACAAGAGGCAGATTGAGGAAGCCGAGGAAATCGCTGCCCTCAACTTGGCCAAATTCCGCAAGGCCCAGCAGGAGCTCGAGGAAGCCGAGGAGCGTGCCGATCTGGCTGAGCAGGCAATTAGCAAATTCCGTGCCAAGGGACGTGCCGGTTCGGTTGGACGTGGTGCCAGCCCAGCG CCCCGTGCGACGTCCGTTAGGCCACAATTCGACGGTTTGGCTTTCCCACCCAGATTCGACCTTGCTCCTGAAAACGAATTCTAA